One genomic region from Nymphaea colorata isolate Beijing-Zhang1983 chromosome 10, ASM883128v2, whole genome shotgun sequence encodes:
- the LOC116263006 gene encoding peroxidase 5-like has translation MAPYSSSHSRLPMVSSLAVAFCLLIGLASLELTHGDELRVGFYLGSCPSVEDVVKDTVAKAFATDPGVAPELVRLHFHDCFVRGCDASVLLDSTPGRPAEKDSPINNPSLGGFDVIDEAKSILESRCPGVVSCADIVAFAAREAVHNAGGFSYLVPAGRRDGIVSNASEVSENLPKGSFNVDQLQANFARKGLSLEDMVTLSGAHTFGDCHCSAISDRLYNFSSTNAPDPSMDPNYVLLLKSKCPAPAPGSSDDPAVFLDVATPNNFDNQYYQNLKNQRGLLSSDQALMSRGDTATMVKSNALFGLIWKSKFADAMVRMGNIEVLTGSQGQIRRSCSAVNSNASPPTLL, from the exons ATGGCTCCGTATTCCTCTAGTCATAGCCGCCTCCCCATGGTTAGTAGCTTGGCAGTGGCTTTCTGCCTTCTGATAGGGTTAGCCTCACTTGAATTAACTCATGGCGACGAGCTGCGTGTCGGCTTCTACCTCGGTAGCTGCCCTTCGGTGGAGGACGTCGTAAAAGATACCGTCGCGAAGGCTTTTGCCACTGATCCCGGTGTGGCTCCCGAGCTCGTCAGGTTGCACTTCCACGATTGCTTTGTCAGG GGATGTGATGCATCTGTGCTATTGGACTCTACGCCCGGCAGACCAGCTGAGAAGGATTCTCCTATAAACAACCCCAGCCTCGGCGGCTTCGACGTCATAGATGAAGCAAAATCCATATTGGAATCCCGGTGCCCGGGAGTGGTCTCGTGCGCCGACATCGTCGCCTTCGCCGCCCGGGAGGCCGTCCATAACGCCGGAGGATTTTCCTACTTGGTGCCGGCTGGCCGACGAGATGGCATCGTGTCCAATGCATCCGAAGTTAGTGAAAACCTCCCGAAGGGGAGTTTCAATGTCGATCAACTACAAGCGAATTTTGCCAGGAAGGGCCTTTCTCTCGAGGACATGGTCACACTGTCCGGTGCACACACCTTTGGCGACTGCCACTGCTCGGCGATTTCCGATAGACTCTACAACTTCAGCTCCACTAACGCCCCCGATCCGTCCATGGACCCAAACTACGTGTTGTTGCTGAAGAGCAAATGCCCAGCTCCAGCTCCGGGATCAAGCGACGATCCGGCAGTCTTTTTGGATGTAGCGACACCAAATAACTTCGATAACCAGTACTATCAGAACCTCAAGAACCAGAGGGGCCTCCTCTCGTCGGACCAGGCATTGATGAGCAGGGGTGACACGGCCACGATGGTCAAAAGCAACGCGCTCTTTGGCTTAATATGGAAGTCTAAGTTTGCGGATGCGATGGTGCGGATGGGGAACATCGAGGTGCTCACTGGGTCTCAGGGACAGATCAGGAGGTCCTGCAGCGCTGTCAATTCAAATGCTTCACCCCCCACACTTCTGTGA